A single Prevotella sp. E15-22 DNA region contains:
- a CDS encoding NCS2 family permease: MIQKLFGFDSSTMTLRKEVIGGITTFLTMAYILAVNPSILSATGMDAGAVFTTTCISAIVGTLVMALYAKLPFALAPGMGLNAFFAFTVVLTMGYTWQFALTAVLIEGLIFILLTVTGLRKHIVNAIPLILRRAISPGIGLFIAFVGLKGAGIVSASEATFITLGDLHDPAVLLAIFGIILTAALLVRKVTGSLLIGILVTTIVGIPLGVTNYTGIMSTPPSISPIFWQFEFHNIFTVDMVVVVLTFLFIDMFDTIGTLIGVSNRAGMVDDDGNVKNLNQAFMADAIGTTVGAMLGTSTVTTYVESASGVNVGGRSGLTSLTTALCFAVALLFAPLFLAIPAQATAAALILVGVMMMHDIRKVDFTDYVTAIPCFVCIVLMPLTYSISDGILMGVISYVLIHMLSGTLKDKDERNNINWATILLAVLFVCRYAFL; the protein is encoded by the coding sequence ATGATTCAGAAACTTTTCGGATTTGATTCCTCCACAATGACTTTGCGCAAGGAGGTTATTGGTGGTATTACCACCTTTTTGACAATGGCTTATATCTTAGCCGTTAACCCAAGCATCCTCTCAGCAACAGGTATGGATGCTGGTGCAGTGTTTACAACCACATGTATCTCAGCAATAGTTGGTACATTGGTAATGGCTCTCTATGCCAAGTTGCCTTTTGCATTGGCGCCTGGTATGGGATTGAATGCATTCTTTGCGTTCACTGTAGTGCTTACCATGGGTTACACATGGCAGTTCGCGCTTACTGCTGTGCTGATAGAGGGATTGATATTCATCCTGCTAACAGTAACAGGGCTTCGCAAACATATTGTTAATGCCATACCTCTGATATTGCGTCGAGCCATCAGTCCTGGTATCGGATTGTTTATCGCTTTTGTAGGCCTGAAAGGAGCTGGTATCGTGAGTGCGTCAGAAGCTACATTCATCACCTTAGGTGATCTGCACGATCCCGCAGTGCTACTGGCTATCTTTGGCATTATCCTTACAGCAGCCTTGCTGGTAAGAAAGGTTACAGGTTCATTGCTTATTGGTATCTTGGTAACCACCATCGTGGGAATTCCTCTGGGTGTCACCAATTATACAGGCATTATGTCTACACCCCCTTCAATCAGCCCTATCTTCTGGCAGTTTGAGTTCCACAACATCTTTACAGTCGACATGGTGGTGGTTGTATTAACCTTCCTGTTTATCGATATGTTTGACACTATCGGTACTCTGATTGGTGTATCAAATCGTGCCGGTATGGTGGATGATGACGGTAATGTGAAGAACCTGAATCAGGCCTTTATGGCTGATGCCATTGGTACCACCGTTGGTGCTATGCTGGGTACTTCAACTGTTACCACTTATGTTGAGAGCGCATCGGGTGTTAATGTCGGTGGACGTTCAGGTCTGACCAGTTTGACTACAGCCCTCTGTTTTGCTGTTGCACTACTTTTTGCACCGCTGTTCCTGGCTATCCCTGCCCAGGCTACAGCCGCAGCGCTGATATTGGTAGGTGTGATGATGATGCACGACATCCGCAAGGTTGACTTTACCGATTATGTTACGGCTATCCCTTGCTTTGTGTGTATCGTACTGATGCCCCTTACATATAGTATATCAGACGGTATCCTGATGGGTGTTATTTCATACGTACTCATCCACATGCTGTCAGGCACACTCAAAGATAAGGACGAGCGTAACAATATTAACTGGGCTACGATCCTGCTGGCCGTATTGTTTGTTTGCCGATATGCATTCCTATAG
- the sufB gene encoding Fe-S cluster assembly protein SufB — protein MEEKNKFVREVAEQKYEFGFTTDIHTEIIPVGLNEDVVRLISAKKGEPEWMLEFRLKAFRYWKEQQEPKWGHVHVPEIDYQAISYYADPLAKKPEGDGKIDPELEKTFDKLGIPLEERLALSGNTAVDAIMDSVSVKTTFKEKLREKGVIFCSIGEAIKEHGDLVRQYLGTVVPYKDNFFAALNSAVFSDGSFVYIPKGVRCPMELSSYFRINARNTGQFERTLIIADDDAYVSYLEGCTAPMRDENQLHAAIVEIVVMNRAEVKYSTVQNWYPGDENGKGGVLNLVTKRGDLRGVDSKLSWTQVETGSAITWKYPSCILRGDRSQAEFYSVAVTNNYQEADTGTKMIHLGKDTKSTIISKGISAGHSQNSYRGLVRAAATADNARNYSSCDSLLLGSDCGAHTFPYMDVHNDTAIFEHEATTSKISEDQLFYCNQRGIPTEQAVGLIVNGYAKEVLQKLPMEFAVEAQKLLSVSLEGTVG, from the coding sequence ATGGAAGAAAAAAATAAATTTGTCCGTGAAGTAGCCGAACAGAAATACGAGTTTGGCTTTACTACGGACATACATACGGAAATCATCCCCGTTGGTCTTAATGAGGATGTGGTCCGTTTGATATCAGCAAAAAAAGGGGAACCTGAGTGGATGCTTGAGTTTCGCCTAAAGGCGTTCCGCTACTGGAAAGAGCAGCAGGAACCCAAATGGGGTCATGTGCATGTGCCGGAGATTGACTATCAGGCCATCAGTTACTATGCCGACCCATTGGCCAAGAAGCCTGAGGGTGATGGTAAGATTGACCCTGAACTCGAGAAAACCTTCGATAAGTTGGGTATCCCCTTGGAAGAGCGTCTGGCTTTGAGTGGCAATACTGCTGTTGATGCAATCATGGACTCTGTCAGCGTAAAGACCACTTTCAAAGAGAAGTTGCGCGAAAAAGGCGTTATCTTCTGCTCTATCGGTGAGGCCATCAAGGAGCACGGCGATCTGGTGCGTCAGTATCTGGGAACCGTAGTACCTTACAAGGATAACTTCTTTGCCGCACTCAACTCGGCAGTGTTCAGCGACGGCTCGTTTGTGTATATCCCCAAGGGCGTTCGCTGTCCCATGGAGCTGAGTTCTTACTTCCGTATCAACGCCCGAAATACGGGTCAGTTTGAACGTACACTGATTATTGCGGACGACGATGCTTATGTGTCGTATCTGGAAGGTTGTACAGCTCCGATGCGTGATGAGAACCAGTTGCATGCTGCCATCGTTGAGATTGTTGTGATGAACCGTGCTGAAGTGAAGTACTCTACTGTTCAGAACTGGTATCCAGGTGATGAGAATGGTAAGGGTGGTGTGCTGAATCTGGTCACCAAACGTGGTGATTTGCGTGGCGTTGACTCTAAACTGTCATGGACTCAAGTGGAGACGGGTTCTGCCATTACATGGAAGTATCCCTCATGTATTCTGCGTGGCGACCGCTCGCAGGCGGAGTTCTATAGTGTGGCTGTGACCAACAACTACCAGGAGGCTGATACAGGTACGAAGATGATCCATTTGGGTAAGGATACGAAGTCGACAATTATCTCTAAGGGTATTTCGGCAGGTCACTCACAGAACTCGTATCGTGGATTGGTTCGTGCTGCGGCAACGGCGGATAATGCACGTAACTACTCTAGCTGCGACTCGCTGTTGTTGGGTTCTGACTGTGGCGCACATACCTTCCCATATATGGATGTACATAATGACACGGCAATCTTCGAACACGAGGCTACCACCTCGAAGATATCGGAGGACCAGCTTTTCTATTGCAATCAGCGTGGTATTCCCACCGAGCAGGCCGTAGGACTCATTGTTAACGGCTATGCCAAGGAGGTGCTGCAGAAGTTGCCTATGGAGTTTGCCGTTGAGGCTCAGAAACTTTTATCAGTATCATTAGAAGGAACTGTAGGATAA
- a CDS encoding RsiV family protein, with the protein MKKTILIVFLAVVQVLLCACSQKKGGEAVSSDADSILNTDTLVVEHFGCVDSAKYAYLTIDVELPQAVNEAAGAIRGYLLSLVGDRLSYVCSYESERSYPLYHGKSNETSEQLAYYFKETMRLLDRLSTNEMRERRSYLEEDSTLSAEQKANALSDMPRWGYEYKLVKTADTLDYVVFLSQDYIFMGGAHGGVGGDGYLTFSKTDGHMISQFVDTTRVAEMQPLLIQGLKQYYTEAGEEPMTTAQLFERLQLPYDGPNDQIPLPATLPCPTSEGLLFCYGQYEIACYADGMPAFVVPYDKVKPFLSKDALQLLDAYLK; encoded by the coding sequence ATGAAGAAAACAATTCTGATAGTCTTTCTCGCTGTTGTGCAGGTACTGTTATGTGCTTGTTCACAGAAGAAGGGTGGTGAGGCCGTTTCCAGTGATGCTGACAGCATACTGAATACCGATACGCTGGTCGTGGAACACTTTGGTTGTGTTGACTCTGCTAAGTACGCTTACCTGACTATAGATGTTGAGTTGCCTCAGGCTGTGAACGAGGCTGCAGGGGCTATCCGTGGCTATCTGCTGTCTTTGGTGGGAGATCGTCTCAGTTATGTATGTTCTTATGAGTCGGAACGCTCATATCCGCTATATCATGGCAAGAGCAACGAGACTTCCGAACAGTTGGCATACTACTTCAAAGAGACCATGCGTCTCTTGGACAGACTGTCGACAAACGAGATGAGAGAGCGTCGCAGTTATCTGGAGGAGGATTCTACACTTAGTGCCGAACAAAAAGCCAATGCATTAAGTGACATGCCGCGCTGGGGCTATGAATACAAGTTGGTTAAGACGGCTGATACCTTGGACTATGTGGTATTCCTCTCGCAAGACTACATCTTCATGGGGGGCGCTCATGGTGGGGTAGGAGGAGATGGCTATCTCACGTTCAGCAAAACAGATGGTCATATGATTAGTCAGTTTGTGGATACTACCCGTGTGGCCGAAATGCAGCCATTACTTATTCAGGGATTAAAACAGTACTACACAGAGGCTGGCGAAGAGCCGATGACCACTGCCCAGCTGTTTGAGCGCTTGCAGCTGCCCTACGATGGTCCAAATGACCAGATTCCTCTGCCCGCGACTCTTCCTTGTCCTACCAGTGAGGGACTGCTGTTCTGTTACGGGCAGTATGAGATTGCTTGCTATGCTGATGGTATGCCTGCTTTCGTTGTTCCTTACGACAAGGTGAAGCCTTTCCTTAGTAAGGATGCCCTGCAACTATTGGATGCTTATCTTAAATAA
- the infB gene encoding translation initiation factor IF-2: MGVRLNKVLTELNIGLQTAVDFLKKKNSLGEIRDDVTTNTKISDEQYEALVQAFSGDKAVKTQAEKLFINKKKEKKPEKSVKAESEESTVANQPRQQFKPLGKIDLDALNKPKAAKSEPAQEVKPEPAAESPVKEEPKPEPKPVVVEAPKEPKKEEVKVVETPKPEPKVEKEVEPVQPVQAAQPVEELKDNQPAASDDKEIFTLRSESKLTPKVNVLGKIDLSTLNQSTRPKKKTKEEKRKQREEKAAQMHGGANNAQNGEKRKRERIRGGKVDIEEAAKQQQNQQGGGKKKNKGGNQNFQDNNQQGGKKNKNKNHQPARPLEANEEDVARQVKETLARLTSKTSQNKKGAKYRKEKRDAVQERMSEEMAAEAAQSKVLKLTEFVTVSELATMMDVPVVKVIGTCMSVGIMVSINQRLNAETINLVAEEFGFTTEYVSAEVQEAITEEVDDENDLISRAPIVTVMGHVDHGKTSLLDHIRNTNVIAGEAGGITQHIGAYNVKLKDGRQITFLDTPGHEAFTAMRARGAQVTDIAIIIVAADDSVMPTTKEAIAHAQAANVPMVFAINKIDKPGANPDKIREDLANMNLLVEEWGGKYQCQEISAKKGVGVEELLEKVLLEAEMLDLKANPNRKATGSIIESSLDKGRGYVSTVLVSNGTLKVGDIVIAGTAWGKVKAMFNERNQRIEKAGPAEPAIILGLNGAPTAGDSFHVMETEQEARDIANKRVQLQREQSLRTTTKLGLDELSHRIALGEFHELNIIVKGDTDGSIEALSDSFIKLSTEKVQVNVISKAVGQISENDVMLASASQAIIVGFQVRPSSEARRLADREGVEINTYSIIYDAIDEVKSTMQGMLDKVKKEIVCGMIEVKQVFKISKVGTVAGGLVTEGKVHNKDKARVIRDGIVVHTAPVDALKRYKDDAKEVATGLECGISLVNFNDIQVGDMIETFTEIEVEQKL; this comes from the coding sequence ATGGGAGTAAGATTAAATAAAGTTTTAACAGAACTGAATATAGGACTTCAAACGGCAGTTGATTTCCTAAAGAAAAAGAATAGTTTGGGCGAGATTCGCGACGACGTCACTACCAATACCAAGATCTCTGACGAACAGTATGAGGCTTTGGTACAGGCATTCAGTGGCGACAAGGCCGTGAAGACACAGGCCGAGAAACTCTTTATCAATAAGAAAAAAGAGAAGAAGCCTGAGAAGTCTGTCAAAGCAGAGTCTGAGGAAAGTACGGTTGCGAATCAGCCACGACAGCAGTTTAAGCCTCTGGGTAAGATTGACCTGGATGCCTTGAACAAGCCGAAGGCTGCTAAGTCGGAACCTGCCCAGGAGGTGAAGCCGGAGCCCGCTGCCGAGAGCCCGGTCAAGGAGGAACCCAAGCCCGAGCCAAAGCCCGTAGTGGTAGAGGCTCCTAAAGAGCCAAAGAAAGAAGAGGTGAAGGTTGTTGAGACTCCCAAACCCGAACCTAAAGTAGAGAAGGAGGTTGAACCTGTTCAGCCCGTTCAGGCTGCTCAGCCTGTTGAGGAACTTAAGGATAATCAGCCCGCTGCCTCGGACGACAAGGAGATCTTTACTCTGAGAAGTGAATCGAAATTAACTCCGAAGGTGAACGTGTTGGGTAAGATAGACTTGTCTACCCTGAACCAGAGCACTCGTCCTAAAAAGAAGACTAAGGAGGAGAAGCGTAAACAGCGCGAGGAGAAGGCTGCCCAGATGCACGGTGGAGCCAATAACGCACAGAATGGTGAGAAGCGCAAACGTGAGCGCATCCGCGGTGGCAAGGTTGACATCGAGGAGGCTGCTAAGCAGCAGCAGAACCAGCAGGGCGGCGGAAAGAAAAAGAACAAGGGTGGAAACCAAAACTTCCAGGACAACAACCAGCAGGGGGGAAAGAAGAATAAGAACAAGAATCACCAGCCTGCTCGTCCTTTGGAGGCTAACGAAGAGGATGTAGCACGTCAGGTGAAGGAGACGCTGGCTCGTCTTACCTCAAAGACCTCTCAGAACAAGAAGGGTGCTAAGTACCGCAAGGAGAAGCGCGATGCTGTTCAGGAGCGTATGAGCGAGGAGATGGCAGCAGAGGCAGCACAGAGCAAGGTGCTGAAGCTCACCGAGTTCGTGACGGTGTCTGAGTTGGCTACCATGATGGACGTGCCCGTTGTGAAGGTCATCGGTACCTGTATGTCAGTGGGTATCATGGTGTCTATCAACCAGCGTCTGAATGCTGAGACTATCAACCTCGTTGCCGAGGAGTTTGGTTTCACCACAGAATATGTTTCTGCCGAGGTGCAGGAAGCAATCACCGAGGAGGTGGATGACGAGAACGATCTGATTTCTCGCGCACCTATCGTAACGGTGATGGGTCACGTAGACCATGGTAAGACCTCATTGCTCGACCATATCCGTAATACGAACGTGATTGCCGGTGAGGCTGGTGGTATTACCCAGCATATCGGTGCTTATAACGTGAAGTTGAAGGACGGTCGTCAGATTACATTCCTGGATACTCCTGGTCACGAGGCTTTCACCGCCATGCGTGCCCGTGGTGCTCAGGTAACGGATATTGCTATCATCATCGTGGCTGCTGACGACTCTGTGATGCCTACCACTAAGGAGGCTATTGCTCATGCTCAGGCAGCTAACGTACCTATGGTGTTTGCGATTAATAAGATTGATAAGCCGGGTGCTAACCCTGATAAGATTCGTGAGGACTTGGCTAACATGAACCTGCTCGTAGAGGAGTGGGGTGGTAAGTATCAGTGTCAGGAGATCTCCGCCAAGAAAGGTGTTGGCGTGGAGGAACTGCTGGAGAAGGTTCTGCTCGAGGCCGAGATGCTCGACTTGAAGGCAAACCCCAACCGTAAAGCTACTGGTTCTATCATCGAGAGCTCGCTTGATAAGGGTCGTGGTTACGTGTCTACCGTGCTTGTGTCTAATGGTACACTGAAGGTGGGCGACATCGTTATCGCAGGTACTGCCTGGGGTAAGGTGAAGGCCATGTTCAACGAACGTAACCAGCGCATTGAGAAGGCCGGTCCTGCCGAGCCCGCTATCATCCTGGGTCTGAATGGTGCTCCTACTGCTGGTGACTCTTTCCATGTGATGGAGACTGAACAGGAGGCTCGTGATATTGCTAACAAACGTGTACAGCTGCAACGCGAACAGTCGTTGCGTACTACCACGAAGTTGGGTCTTGACGAACTCTCACATCGTATTGCCTTGGGTGAGTTCCATGAGCTTAATATCATTGTTAAGGGTGATACTGACGGATCTATCGAGGCCCTGTCAGACTCATTCATCAAGCTCTCTACCGAGAAGGTACAGGTTAACGTTATCTCGAAGGCTGTTGGCCAGATCTCTGAGAACGACGTTATGCTGGCTTCTGCTTCTCAGGCTATCATCGTGGGCTTCCAGGTGCGTCCTTCAAGTGAGGCACGCCGCTTGGCTGATCGCGAGGGCGTGGAGATTAATACCTACTCAATCATTTATGATGCTATCGACGAGGTGAAGAGCACCATGCAGGGTATGCTTGACAAGGTGAAGAAGGAAATCGTCTGTGGTATGATTGAGGTGAAGCAGGTGTTCAAGATTTCTAAGGTGGGTACTGTGGCCGGTGGTCTGGTGACCGAGGGTAAGGTACACAACAAAGATAAGGCCCGTGTGATCCGAGACGGTATTGTGGTTCATACTGCTCCTGTTGATGCCCTGAAGCGTTATAAGGACGACGCTAAGGAGGTGGCTACAGGTCTGGAGTGTGGTATCTCACTGGTTAACTTCAATGATATTCAGGTTGGTGATATGATTGAAACCTTCACTGAGATTGAGGTAGAGCAGAAACTGTAA